Proteins co-encoded in one Ignavibacteria bacterium genomic window:
- the dapD gene encoding 2,3,4,5-tetrahydropyridine-2,6-dicarboxylate N-acetyltransferase gives MDSYEIINFIASSPRVTPLKVFLSGDLEKIDFTGFEFTGGKDFGLLICEYNAFDGFYNKNKEFIKSFRAEADRRNSAIPLASLTKYNARIEPGAVIRDMVEIGSNCVIMMGAVINIGAVIGERTMIDMNTVIGGRAVIGSDCHIGAGAVIAGVIEPPNANPVVIGDNVVIGANAVVLEGIKVGKGAVIAAGSVVISDVEENSVVAGIPAKVVKKVDEKTRSKTILIDALRKL, from the coding sequence ATGGATTCATATGAAATAATTAACTTTATTGCCTCCTCACCCAGGGTAACTCCCCTGAAGGTTTTTCTTTCAGGAGACCTGGAGAAAATTGACTTTACAGGATTTGAGTTCACAGGGGGAAAAGATTTCGGCCTATTGATCTGCGAATACAACGCTTTTGACGGGTTTTATAATAAGAACAAGGAATTTATAAAAAGCTTTAGAGCTGAAGCCGACAGGAGGAATTCGGCAATTCCCCTGGCCAGCCTTACAAAGTACAATGCAAGGATTGAACCCGGAGCTGTTATAAGGGACATGGTTGAAATCGGCAGCAACTGCGTTATAATGATGGGTGCAGTAATAAATATAGGGGCTGTTATTGGTGAACGTACCATGATAGACATGAATACCGTAATTGGCGGAAGGGCCGTTATTGGAAGCGACTGCCATATAGGCGCCGGCGCCGTAATAGCCGGTGTAATAGAACCCCCAAACGCAAATCCTGTAGTAATAGGCGATAACGTTGTAATAGGCGCAAATGCCGTGGTGCTCGAAGGCATAAAGGTTGGCAAAGGTGCCGTTATTGCAGCCGGATCTGTTGTAATTTCAGACGTGGAGGAAAACAGCGTCGTTGCAGGCATACCGGCCAAAGTAGTAAAAAAGGTGGACGAAAAAACAAGGTCAAAGACTATCTTAATTGATGCCTTAAGGAAGCTGTAG
- a CDS encoding aminotransferase class III-fold pyridoxal phosphate-dependent enzyme, protein MKTQVPGPKSKELFELEQKFISPGIQTIATSSQIAVEKGEGAIVEDVDGNRYIDFFAGVGVASLGYNHPKYVKMMQEQVSKIHVGSFTSRNRAELSSLLSEVAVGDLRRTQYYSSGAEAVEAALRLAKSYTGKSEFIGFWEGFHGKTLGVLGLLGDNFKHGLGPLPFGRYLTPYANCGHCPFEKTFPECSFACVDFMKKKIRYETTNDIAAIVVEPIQGTAGNVVPPEGFLTKLRQLADEIKALLIVDEMITGFGRTGRMFGCQHDNVVPDIITVGKGFGGGFPMTGLMSREEVIFSKPFANPSGSSSSYGGNPLASAAALATLKTIVEDDLVGNSARVGSFMLERLMTFKDKFPFVGQVRGRGLMIGMELVKSPGSKEKLEKKYTQMIFQECLKRGLIVMGYNPDIRINPPLIITEEIAEEGIEIMEEAFKDVANRIIL, encoded by the coding sequence ATGAAGACACAGGTGCCCGGACCTAAATCCAAAGAGCTCTTCGAACTGGAACAAAAGTTTATCTCGCCGGGCATTCAGACCATTGCCACCTCTTCGCAGATTGCAGTTGAGAAAGGGGAGGGCGCAATCGTTGAGGATGTGGACGGCAACCGCTACATTGATTTCTTTGCCGGGGTCGGTGTGGCAAGCCTGGGCTACAACCATCCCAAATACGTAAAAATGATGCAGGAGCAGGTCTCTAAGATCCACGTCGGCAGCTTTACCTCCAGAAACCGCGCCGAGCTATCAAGCCTCTTGTCAGAGGTGGCCGTAGGCGACCTGAGGAGAACGCAGTACTACTCAAGCGGAGCCGAGGCCGTTGAGGCAGCCCTGAGGCTCGCTAAATCCTACACAGGCAAATCGGAATTCATCGGCTTCTGGGAAGGATTCCACGGCAAGACGCTCGGCGTGCTTGGACTCCTCGGGGATAACTTCAAGCACGGGCTCGGGCCCCTTCCATTCGGAAGATACCTGACGCCTTATGCAAACTGCGGGCACTGCCCGTTCGAAAAGACCTTCCCTGAATGCAGCTTTGCGTGCGTGGACTTCATGAAGAAAAAAATCAGGTACGAAACTACAAACGACATTGCCGCAATTGTGGTGGAGCCCATTCAGGGAACAGCCGGGAACGTTGTTCCTCCGGAAGGCTTCCTTACAAAATTAAGACAGCTGGCCGACGAGATTAAGGCACTCCTGATTGTGGATGAAATGATTACTGGATTTGGAAGAACAGGCAGAATGTTCGGATGCCAGCACGACAACGTGGTGCCCGACATAATTACGGTAGGCAAGGGTTTTGGCGGGGGATTCCCCATGACGGGGCTAATGTCGCGCGAGGAGGTCATATTCTCAAAGCCTTTTGCCAATCCATCCGGAAGCTCTTCGAGCTACGGCGGCAACCCGCTGGCCTCGGCCGCAGCACTGGCTACTCTGAAAACTATTGTTGAGGATGACCTGGTCGGTAATTCGGCAAGGGTCGGCAGCTTCATGCTTGAAAGGCTCATGACCTTTAAGGACAAATTCCCCTTCGTCGGCCAGGTGCGCGGGCGCGGGCTAATGATAGGCATGGAACTCGTCAAGTCTCCCGGCTCAAAGGAAAAACTTGAGAAAAAATATACTCAGATGATATTCCAGGAATGCCTCAAGCGCGGACTGATCGTAATGGGCTATAACCCCGATATCAGGATAAATCCGCCCCTTATAATTACGGAAGAAATTGCCGAGGAAGGAATTGAAATAATGGAGGAAGCCTTTAAGGATGTCGCAAATAGAATTATCTTATAA
- a CDS encoding 4-hydroxy-tetrahydrodipicolinate synthase, whose amino-acid sequence MFKGTGTALITPFDESFEVDYAALKRFVRFQLESGINSLVVLGTTGEAATISDEERRKIIETVTVEVSRQVPVIIGTGTNDTRKVVEHNKTAEELKADGLLIVNPYYNKGTQTGLVEHYRFIAEKTRLPIILYNVPSRTAMNMLPETVLKIHEACPNVTGVKEASGDISQVARLMAMKPKDFMVFSGNDDQTIPVMALGGRGVISVFSNVFPREMVSLTNAILQNDWEQARDINEKYLGIMNDLFVETNPIPVKYAVSLLGYCKNVLRLPLTRASEKTSEILMKAVKH is encoded by the coding sequence ATGTTCAAAGGAACGGGTACAGCTCTGATTACGCCTTTTGATGAGTCGTTTGAAGTTGATTATGCAGCTCTCAAGAGATTCGTCCGCTTTCAGCTCGAGAGCGGGATCAATTCACTGGTTGTGCTTGGAACAACCGGCGAAGCAGCTACGATCAGCGATGAGGAAAGAAGAAAAATTATTGAGACAGTTACCGTGGAAGTCAGCCGCCAGGTACCCGTTATTATAGGTACCGGGACGAACGATACAAGGAAAGTTGTAGAGCATAATAAAACGGCTGAAGAATTGAAGGCCGACGGCCTTCTGATAGTAAACCCATACTATAATAAAGGCACACAGACAGGCCTCGTTGAACATTACAGGTTTATTGCAGAAAAAACCAGGCTGCCTATTATTCTCTACAACGTTCCCAGCAGGACTGCCATGAACATGCTGCCGGAAACAGTGCTTAAGATTCATGAGGCCTGCCCGAACGTAACAGGCGTCAAGGAAGCCAGCGGCGATATTTCGCAGGTTGCCAGGCTTATGGCTATGAAGCCCAAAGACTTTATGGTTTTTTCGGGAAACGACGACCAGACAATACCTGTCATGGCCCTCGGAGGCAGAGGCGTCATCTCCGTATTCTCGAACGTCTTCCCGCGGGAGATGGTAAGCCTTACAAATGCCATTTTGCAAAATGACTGGGAACAAGCCCGCGATATCAATGAAAAGTATCTGGGAATAATGAACGACCTGTTTGTTGAAACAAACCCTATCCCGGTAAAGTATGCAGTAAGCCTGCTGGGATATTGTAAAAATGTATTAAGGCTTCCCTTAACCCGGGCTTCGGAGAAGACCTCGGAAATTTTAATGAAGGCCGTTAAACATTAG
- a CDS encoding 4-hydroxy-tetrahydrodipicolinate reductase, producing MGSINYGLIGASGRMGFEIESVMTEAGNKAVLKYDKNGIKKEGTPEVLIDFSSPDTLEKTLELAREMKTAIVIGTTGYSDEQLSLINEASQDIPIVLSYNYSVGIQMLLKCVEFLSDNLDDWDIEISETHHRFKKDKPSGTALMIRNAAGKSVNIHSLRIGNVAGEHTISFGGLGEVLTLTHSATSRRTFAEGVLKAVNFITQKKFGLYSFKDVLFQNS from the coding sequence ATGGGCAGTATAAATTATGGTTTAATCGGCGCCTCCGGCAGGATGGGCTTTGAGATTGAAAGCGTTATGACTGAAGCCGGAAATAAGGCTGTACTGAAGTACGATAAAAACGGGATAAAAAAAGAAGGAACGCCGGAAGTCCTGATTGACTTTTCTTCCCCCGACACGCTGGAGAAGACACTGGAACTGGCGCGCGAGATGAAAACAGCCATAGTAATTGGAACTACAGGCTACAGCGACGAGCAGCTAAGCCTCATAAATGAGGCAAGCCAGGATATCCCGATAGTACTGAGCTATAACTATTCAGTCGGGATACAGATGCTCTTAAAGTGTGTGGAATTTTTAAGTGACAACCTGGATGACTGGGACATTGAGATCTCGGAAACTCATCACCGCTTTAAGAAAGACAAGCCGTCGGGTACGGCGCTGATGATAAGAAATGCCGCAGGCAAAAGCGTTAATATCCATTCTCTCAGAATTGGTAACGTTGCAGGCGAACATACAATCTCCTTCGGCGGGCTTGGAGAGGTACTGACCCTGACGCACAGCGCCACAAGCCGAAGGACTTTTGCCGAAGGAGTTCTTAAGGCCGTAAACTTTATTACACAGAAAAAATTCGGGCTTTATAGTTTTAAGGATGTGCTTTTTCAAAACAGCTAG
- a CDS encoding aspartate kinase, translated as MNITVQKYGGSSVASSEKILKIAEKIAQKVSSGSKVILVVSAMGKSTDNLIRLAREVSVTPDPRELDMLLTTGEQVSASLVAMALQSKGLKSKSLNGFQAGIRTTARYNEAKIVSFDKKKILKLMEELDALVVTGFQGITEEGEITTLGRGGSDTSAVALAAALGVDCEIYSDVAGIYTIDPRLHAGARKIKYISYDEMLEMASLGAKVLHSRSVEIAKKFNIKIYCGSTFSDEEGSFVANENIIIEQPVVTGCSLMENQTQVFIKHLPVDYSLVRRIFEKVALEALNVDMISIINSEAHLVVSFTIVESKKKHLQAALSKVLSDLKDWDVEYHTGNIKVSIVGIGMRSGIGVASSFFKALQNVPIKLVTTSEIAISGLIGEEYKQAAVDALVKEFKL; from the coding sequence TTGAACATAACTGTCCAGAAATATGGCGGAAGCTCGGTTGCAAGTTCAGAAAAGATACTGAAAATTGCAGAAAAGATAGCTCAAAAGGTAAGCTCAGGGAGCAAGGTAATCCTTGTAGTCTCTGCCATGGGCAAAAGTACGGATAACCTGATCAGACTGGCACGTGAGGTTTCAGTCACTCCGGACCCCAGGGAGCTTGACATGCTTTTAACCACAGGCGAGCAGGTCTCGGCCAGCCTGGTGGCCATGGCGCTTCAAAGCAAGGGGCTCAAAAGTAAATCCCTGAACGGTTTTCAGGCCGGGATCAGGACCACGGCAAGATACAATGAGGCCAAGATTGTAAGCTTCGACAAAAAGAAGATACTAAAACTGATGGAGGAACTGGACGCTCTTGTTGTAACGGGGTTCCAGGGGATTACAGAAGAAGGAGAAATAACCACGCTGGGACGCGGGGGCTCTGATACCTCAGCCGTCGCTCTGGCTGCAGCTCTTGGAGTCGACTGCGAGATCTACAGCGACGTGGCAGGAATTTATACAATTGACCCAAGGCTGCACGCGGGTGCAAGAAAAATTAAGTATATTTCGTATGACGAAATGCTGGAAATGGCAAGCCTTGGAGCCAAGGTTCTCCACAGCCGCTCTGTAGAGATTGCAAAGAAATTTAACATTAAGATTTACTGCGGATCAACTTTTTCCGATGAGGAGGGAAGCTTTGTGGCAAACGAAAATATAATTATTGAACAGCCTGTAGTCACAGGATGCAGCCTGATGGAAAACCAGACACAGGTTTTCATAAAGCACCTGCCGGTGGACTATTCACTGGTAAGGAGAATATTTGAAAAAGTTGCCCTGGAAGCCCTGAACGTCGATATGATTTCGATAATTAATTCCGAGGCGCACCTGGTGGTTTCTTTTACAATTGTTGAGAGCAAGAAAAAACATCTTCAGGCGGCCCTGAGTAAAGTTCTCTCGGATCTGAAGGACTGGGATGTTGAGTATCATACGGGAAATATAAAAGTATCAATCGTGGGAATAGGAATGCGCTCGGGAATCGGTGTGGCCTCAAGCTTTTTTAAGGCTCTTCAGAATGTGCCCATAAAACTCGTCACCACCTCGGAAATAGCCATCTCCGGCCTGATAGGCGAAGAGTACAAGCAGGCTGCAGTTGATGCGCTGGTAAAGGAGTTTAAGTTATAG
- a CDS encoding NTP transferase domain-containing protein yields the protein MNLAILAAGESSRLKAEGLKTAKAMISINGETIIERIIRLSVLNGVSSIYCIINEDEPALREFFISGDFQVPVKLVIKTTESSMHSLFSLAPYLSEEPFLLTTCDSVFDASEFSKFVSSIKEGLDCQGVLAVTQYIDDEKPLCVEMDGEYGITSFSDSRQGYNWATGGIYYFSPGIFEMIKSAHELKISRLRNFLRLLLNNGYKLKGYPFSKIIDIDHMSDIKAAGEFLFSMST from the coding sequence ATGAACCTGGCAATACTGGCTGCTGGCGAGAGTTCGCGCCTGAAGGCCGAGGGCTTAAAGACCGCGAAGGCCATGATAAGCATTAATGGGGAGACGATAATTGAAAGAATAATAAGGCTTTCTGTATTAAATGGTGTAAGTTCAATATACTGCATTATAAATGAAGATGAACCGGCCTTAAGGGAATTCTTTATTTCGGGGGACTTTCAGGTCCCGGTTAAACTTGTCATTAAGACCACAGAAAGCTCCATGCACAGCCTCTTTAGCCTTGCGCCTTATCTTTCGGAGGAGCCGTTTCTTCTTACAACCTGCGATTCAGTTTTCGATGCTTCGGAATTTTCAAAATTTGTATCCTCAATAAAAGAGGGCCTGGACTGTCAGGGTGTGCTTGCAGTTACACAATATATTGACGACGAAAAACCCTTATGCGTTGAAATGGACGGGGAGTATGGCATTACTTCTTTCAGCGACAGCCGGCAGGGCTATAATTGGGCTACAGGCGGAATATACTACTTCTCTCCCGGAATTTTTGAAATGATCAAGTCAGCCCATGAGCTTAAAATCTCCCGCCTCAGAAACTTTCTCAGGCTTCTTCTTAATAACGGCTATAAACTGAAAGGGTATCCTTTCTCCAAAATAATAGATATTGACCACATGAGCGACATAAAAGCAGCAGGGGAATTCCTCTTCTCCATGAGCACTTAA
- a CDS encoding flippase-like domain-containing protein, with protein MRKKLFPILYAVGIAIFVILIWDFGLDKIIVNIRKTGWWFLPIIAVWGLVYLINALGWHIILGEDRKKVAFWRIFGISLGGFAINYLTPFVNLGGEPYRVYALKDFTGINKSVSSVTLYRMLHIISHLLFWLAVIPVTFFVIPVSLKFAVTLVILFLVIFLMLAFVFSRHKLGIYEAISKIIMRLKFLKFLNKKLEENKNNIVEIDSQIKDFYFNQKRIFYTVLGMEFFARVLAAMEFFFVFRSIGIDISVFQALYIHGASSLFLNILFFMPMEFGTREGSLYVTLKAFIPDATVGIYIALVNRIRELFWIGIGMLLIQFNNRSLKKENTLFMRKSGITNESNNF; from the coding sequence ATGAGGAAAAAGCTATTTCCCATATTGTATGCCGTCGGGATTGCCATATTTGTCATTCTTATCTGGGACTTTGGCCTTGATAAAATAATTGTCAATATAAGAAAGACAGGCTGGTGGTTTCTGCCTATAATTGCGGTCTGGGGCCTTGTCTATCTGATCAATGCCCTGGGATGGCACATTATACTTGGTGAGGACAGAAAAAAAGTTGCATTCTGGAGGATCTTCGGTATAAGCCTTGGCGGCTTTGCCATAAATTATCTTACCCCTTTTGTCAACCTTGGGGGTGAACCTTACAGAGTATACGCACTGAAGGACTTTACGGGAATCAATAAATCTGTTTCCTCGGTTACTCTTTACAGGATGCTGCACATCATTTCACACCTCCTCTTCTGGCTTGCAGTAATACCGGTGACGTTTTTTGTGATACCTGTGTCACTAAAGTTTGCAGTCACACTGGTTATTTTATTTCTGGTCATCTTCTTAATGCTGGCCTTTGTATTCTCCCGGCACAAGCTGGGAATCTATGAGGCGATATCAAAGATAATAATGCGCCTGAAGTTCCTGAAGTTTCTTAATAAAAAGCTGGAAGAAAATAAAAACAATATAGTCGAGATTGACAGCCAGATTAAGGATTTCTACTTCAACCAGAAAAGGATCTTTTACACCGTTCTCGGCATGGAATTCTTTGCCCGTGTTCTGGCTGCAATGGAGTTCTTTTTTGTCTTCCGGTCCATCGGTATAGATATCTCTGTTTTCCAGGCGCTGTATATACACGGGGCGTCGTCCTTATTTTTGAATATATTATTCTTTATGCCGATGGAGTTTGGAACAAGGGAAGGGAGCCTTTATGTTACACTGAAAGCTTTCATTCCTGATGCCACGGTCGGAATTTATATCGCTCTTGTCAACCGTATAAGGGAACTGTTCTGGATCGGAATCGGTATGCTCCTTATTCAGTTCAATAACAGAAGCTTAAAAAAAGAGAATACCCTTTTTATGCGTAAAAGCGGGATTACTAATGAAAGCAATAATTTTTGA
- a CDS encoding Gfo/Idh/MocA family oxidoreductase: MLKGAIIGAGKIAQEGHLPAFLDPEIACSAEIVAAVDNNAETVRLARAKFPGIMYYSSVDEMFSREDVDFIDISSPPGTHASLIEEGIRRGVHILCEKPFVLSPFDAERLYPVLTEDPKVFMPVHQYKYSPIWRTFRSEVPEGSLKKSLLQFNVFRTEADKGIAPLGARWRTNPLISGGGILSDTGVHYLYLALWMFGEARKVTSKIFSISHTDYSVEDTALVLLEFDKGIAQISLTWGADRRANSACLVNDSMSLVYNGTELIKHSQQGSLKIPVPDASDKKNYVALYVSLISDFLGQITSGIKDNCHLDEAYKSIRLLHSCYRAAELNQTIAV; this comes from the coding sequence TTGCTGAAAGGAGCAATAATAGGAGCAGGGAAAATTGCACAGGAAGGGCATCTGCCGGCATTCTTAGACCCTGAGATAGCCTGTAGTGCTGAAATTGTTGCAGCAGTGGATAATAACGCTGAGACCGTAAGGCTTGCAAGGGCAAAATTCCCGGGAATAATGTACTACTCTTCAGTGGATGAAATGTTCAGCCGGGAGGATGTGGATTTTATTGACATCTCTTCTCCCCCCGGGACTCACGCATCTCTGATTGAAGAGGGCATAAGAAGGGGCGTCCATATCCTGTGCGAAAAGCCTTTTGTCTTAAGTCCTTTTGACGCAGAAAGGCTGTATCCTGTACTGACAGAAGATCCGAAGGTCTTTATGCCCGTCCATCAGTATAAATATTCTCCCATCTGGAGGACGTTCAGAAGTGAGGTTCCGGAAGGTTCCCTGAAAAAGAGCCTCCTTCAGTTTAATGTTTTCAGAACGGAGGCGGATAAAGGAATTGCCCCTTTGGGCGCAAGGTGGCGCACCAACCCTTTGATCAGCGGAGGCGGCATTCTTTCTGATACCGGTGTGCATTACCTTTATCTTGCCCTTTGGATGTTTGGTGAGGCAAGAAAGGTTACCTCAAAAATATTTTCCATTTCGCACACCGACTACAGCGTCGAAGATACGGCGCTCGTGCTCCTGGAATTTGACAAAGGCATTGCTCAGATCAGCCTTACCTGGGGAGCCGACAGAAGGGCAAACAGTGCCTGCCTTGTAAACGACAGTATGAGCCTTGTCTATAACGGCACTGAACTGATTAAACATTCTCAGCAGGGAAGCCTGAAAATTCCCGTTCCCGATGCTTCTGATAAAAAGAACTACGTTGCCTTGTACGTTTCCTTAATAAGCGACTTTCTGGGGCAGATCACCTCAGGCATTAAAGACAACTGCCACCTGGATGAAGCCTATAAAAGCATCAGGCTTTTGCACTCATGCTACAGGGCAGCTGAATTAAACCAAACAATTGCTGTTTAA
- a CDS encoding N-acetyldiaminopimelate deacetylase, which produces MLTPIEMRHVLHETPELMFREFETTNILKHNLQELDNMVIHQPLATGLVVEYTVNDGDYLLFRADIDALPIKEDTGVEFQSRNNFMHACGHDVHSSILYGFIRHVAGVKPKRNMIFLFQPGEEGGGGAKKVIDSGILGRFNISKAFALHVTDEYSLGTIASTSGVLFASAYELDLVIHGKSAHVAFPENGINSFDALRMFLDEIQSELRRSEEKIIFGYGRVESGTARNIIPSFTKAECTIRALDSRKNVEFFRKIISTLEEIKKKTGVTYSIDEGSLYSEVVVDKELFSRLSEKLSQKHKFIDCGYKMTGEDFGFFSHLYPSFMFWLGTYRDNRYGLHTPRFLPEDSVIGTGIEILIDILQEV; this is translated from the coding sequence ATGTTAACGCCAATTGAAATGCGCCACGTTCTGCACGAGACACCGGAACTGATGTTCAGGGAGTTTGAGACCACAAATATATTAAAGCATAACCTGCAGGAACTGGACAATATGGTCATACATCAGCCGCTTGCAACAGGGCTTGTTGTCGAGTACACGGTCAATGACGGCGATTACCTCTTGTTCAGGGCTGACATTGACGCGCTTCCGATTAAGGAAGACACCGGGGTGGAATTCCAGTCAAGAAACAATTTCATGCATGCCTGCGGCCACGATGTACATTCATCCATACTCTACGGCTTTATCAGGCACGTTGCCGGGGTAAAGCCAAAAAGGAACATGATCTTCCTCTTTCAGCCGGGTGAAGAAGGAGGCGGCGGGGCAAAGAAAGTTATTGACTCGGGCATACTCGGCAGGTTTAATATAAGCAAGGCTTTTGCCCTCCATGTAACAGATGAATACTCTTTGGGAACAATAGCATCCACTTCAGGCGTTCTTTTTGCATCAGCCTATGAACTTGACCTGGTCATTCACGGCAAAAGCGCCCACGTGGCATTCCCCGAAAACGGGATAAATTCCTTTGACGCCTTAAGAATGTTTCTTGACGAAATTCAAAGTGAACTCAGGCGTTCAGAAGAAAAGATTATCTTCGGCTACGGAAGAGTTGAATCCGGTACGGCAAGAAACATAATCCCCTCTTTCACAAAAGCCGAGTGCACTATAAGGGCCCTTGACAGCAGGAAGAATGTGGAGTTTTTCAGGAAAATCATCTCAACTCTTGAAGAGATAAAAAAGAAAACAGGCGTGACTTATTCAATTGATGAGGGTTCGCTCTATAGCGAAGTTGTTGTAGATAAGGAGCTTTTCAGCAGACTGTCTGAAAAGCTTTCACAAAAGCATAAATTTATTGACTGCGGATATAAAATGACGGGAGAGGACTTTGGTTTCTTTTCACACCTCTACCCTTCTTTTATGTTCTGGCTCGGGACTTACAGGGATAACAGGTACGGTCTTCATACCCCCAGGTTTTTGCCTGAGGATTCTGTTATCGGGACCGGTATTGAAATTTTAATCGACATATTACAAGAGGTTTAA
- a CDS encoding NAD(P)/FAD-dependent oxidoreductase, with the protein MNNNYDVIIIGGGPAGLNAAVILGRSRRRVLILDSGKPRNIKAKLMHGYLTRDGIKPLEFLRLGSEELKEYEVEKHQMEVSEIIPLGRGFEVKGSEGEKYYSKKILLATGIKDNIPQIDGIDELYGSSVFHCPYCDGWEVRDKRLAVFARGKAALALSMSLKTWSHDVILCSGGLARLTSEDRKILELHNIKVYTGEIARLEGRHGLLQRIVFKNGSSVERDALFFSTGQKQKSDLAERLGCQFNDKGFIPTNKKQQTNIKGIFAAGDITKDVKFVVVAAAEGARAGVAINVELQEEERLKL; encoded by the coding sequence ATGAACAACAACTATGACGTGATTATAATAGGAGGAGGGCCGGCCGGGCTGAATGCAGCAGTCATTCTGGGGCGAAGCCGAAGGCGCGTTCTTATTCTGGACAGCGGAAAGCCGCGTAACATAAAAGCCAAACTGATGCACGGATATCTCACGCGTGACGGGATCAAGCCCCTTGAATTCCTGCGCCTGGGAAGTGAAGAACTCAAAGAGTACGAAGTTGAAAAGCATCAGATGGAAGTCTCAGAGATCATTCCGCTTGGGCGCGGCTTTGAGGTAAAAGGCTCTGAGGGGGAAAAATACTATTCAAAAAAGATCCTTCTTGCCACCGGGATCAAAGACAACATTCCGCAGATTGATGGAATTGATGAGCTTTACGGATCAAGCGTCTTTCACTGCCCGTACTGCGACGGCTGGGAGGTACGCGACAAGAGGCTTGCCGTCTTCGCCAGGGGTAAGGCTGCACTTGCACTGTCCATGTCATTAAAGACCTGGAGCCACGACGTCATTCTTTGTTCGGGCGGACTTGCAAGGCTGACCTCAGAGGACAGGAAAATTCTTGAACTCCACAACATTAAAGTCTATACCGGGGAAATTGCCCGCCTGGAAGGGCGGCATGGTCTCCTGCAAAGGATTGTTTTTAAGAACGGCTCATCGGTTGAACGCGACGCTCTTTTCTTCTCCACCGGGCAGAAACAGAAGTCCGACCTTGCAGAACGCCTCGGATGCCAATTTAACGACAAGGGATTTATCCCGACAAACAAAAAACAGCAGACAAATATAAAAGGGATCTTTGCTGCGGGAGACATAACAAAGGACGTAAAGTTTGTTGTCGTGGCCGCAGCTGAAGGGGCAAGAGCCGGCGTAGCCATCAATGTTGAGCTTCAGGAGGAGGAAAGGCTGAAACTTTAG
- a CDS encoding CDP-alcohol phosphatidyltransferase family protein — protein MSQIELSYKTRDVEEFLDVYFYRPFGFLIAKACWKLGIRPNAITAIGMLLGVMGGHLLFYNDVKLNIYGILLIIINEAFDSADGQLARLSGFRTKYGRIFDGFAGNTVFLSIYIHLCLRIIYSGGTGWIFLLAIISGICHSYQSAMADYYRNGYLHFVISVKKGELDKHKDVAKKFSDLSWRHDFPGKFLMMFYVNYTRQQESLSKNFQKLFSRSAEVFKNNIPDQFKTSYKEYNKPLLKYYNILTTNTRQFWLFIVVLLDRPIFYFLFELTILNILLAWVTVRQESINKRLLLMADKFQTAKIKVEK, from the coding sequence ATGTCGCAAATAGAATTATCTTATAAAACCAGGGATGTTGAAGAATTCCTGGATGTTTATTTCTACCGCCCCTTCGGTTTTTTGATAGCAAAGGCCTGCTGGAAGCTCGGCATAAGGCCCAATGCTATTACTGCTATTGGAATGCTTCTTGGCGTTATGGGGGGGCACCTACTGTTCTATAATGACGTGAAATTGAACATCTACGGCATTCTTCTTATAATCATCAATGAAGCTTTTGACAGCGCCGACGGACAGCTTGCAAGGCTTTCGGGCTTCCGGACAAAGTACGGAAGGATCTTCGACGGCTTTGCAGGCAATACCGTATTCCTAAGCATTTATATACACCTGTGCTTAAGAATAATTTATTCCGGAGGAACCGGGTGGATTTTTCTTCTTGCCATTATCTCAGGCATCTGCCACTCTTATCAGAGCGCAATGGCCGATTACTACCGCAACGGATATCTGCACTTTGTAATCTCGGTTAAAAAAGGGGAGCTCGATAAACATAAGGATGTGGCAAAAAAGTTTAGCGACTTGAGCTGGAGGCATGACTTCCCGGGCAAGTTCCTTATGATGTTCTATGTCAATTATACGCGCCAGCAGGAAAGCCTGTCTAAAAATTTCCAGAAGCTCTTCAGCCGCAGCGCCGAGGTGTTTAAGAATAATATACCGGACCAGTTTAAGACATCGTATAAGGAGTACAATAAGCCTTTGCTTAAGTACTACAACATACTTACAACTAATACACGCCAGTTCTGGCTGTTTATTGTTGTGCTCCTGGACAGGCCCATTTTTTACTTCCTCTTTGAACTCACGATTCTTAACATTCTTCTTGCCTGGGTTACAGTGAGGCAGGAGAGTATTAATAAAAGACTTCTTTTGATGGCCGACAAATTTCAGACGGCTAAAATAAAAGTGGAGAAGTAA